DNA sequence from the Thermococcus gammatolerans EJ3 genome:
AGCTTCTCGTTGAGCTTCTTCTCCTGCCTCTCAAGTGCGTTAAGGCGGACCTCCAGCGTTTCGACCTTCTCCTTGAGCTCCTCGACGGCCTTGGCCTTCTCAGTCTTGACGATGAGCGTCCCAACGGTCTTGTAGATGACGGCATCGTCGGGGAGCTTCTCAATCTCCTCAAGGGCCTTCTTGGCTTCGTTGAGCTCAAGCTGGACCTTCTGCTTCTGCTGGACGAGGAGCTGGAGCTGCTGCTGGTAGCTCTCAAGCTGGGCCAGCATGGACTGAACCTGAGGCGGGATGTTCTGCATAACAACACCTCCGTTATCGTGACTTCCGCT
Encoded proteins:
- a CDS encoding prefoldin subunit beta; its protein translation is MQNIPPQVQSMLAQLESYQQQLQLLVQQKQKVQLELNEAKKALEEIEKLPDDAVIYKTVGTLIVKTEKAKAVEELKEKVETLEVRLNALERQEKKLNEKLKELTAKIQASLKPPVAG